One genomic region from Neoarius graeffei isolate fNeoGra1 chromosome 4, fNeoGra1.pri, whole genome shotgun sequence encodes:
- the tomm6 gene encoding mitochondrial import receptor subunit TOM6 homolog isoform X1, whose protein sequence is MKKSPGKMAGAGKKSEAGSAGLVGWISSTYRFATDRNDFRRNLLVNLGLFAVGVWVARNLSDFDLMSPQPVT, encoded by the exons ATG AAGAAGTCACCAGGGAAAATGGCGGGTGCTGGAAAGAAAAGCGAAGCCGGATCTGCTGGGCTTGTGGGCTGGATCAGCTCCACGTACCGATTTGCGACTGACAGaaatgatttcagaag gAATCTTCTTGTGAATCTAGGTTTGTTTGCAGTAGGCGTTTGGGTGGCGAGGAATTTGTCAGACTTTGACCTGATGTCACCTCAACCAGTCACATAG
- the tomm6 gene encoding mitochondrial import receptor subunit TOM6 homolog isoform X2, producing the protein MKSPGKMAGAGKKSEAGSAGLVGWISSTYRFATDRNDFRRNLLVNLGLFAVGVWVARNLSDFDLMSPQPVT; encoded by the exons ATG AAGTCACCAGGGAAAATGGCGGGTGCTGGAAAGAAAAGCGAAGCCGGATCTGCTGGGCTTGTGGGCTGGATCAGCTCCACGTACCGATTTGCGACTGACAGaaatgatttcagaag gAATCTTCTTGTGAATCTAGGTTTGTTTGCAGTAGGCGTTTGGGTGGCGAGGAATTTGTCAGACTTTGACCTGATGTCACCTCAACCAGTCACATAG